Proteins from one Vanessa atalanta chromosome 15, ilVanAtal1.2, whole genome shotgun sequence genomic window:
- the LOC125069218 gene encoding E3 ubiquitin-protein ligase rnf146 isoform X2, which produces MDKDSQERDCAICLQKYHHPTRLPCGHIFCFLCVKGIAIQSKKCAMCRMEIPHDYFEHPDLIKKLAHDEITSEGDTENYQWYYEGRNGWWKYDERSNTDLENTYSSGETECLLLLAGTIYCVDFHNMIQIRRSDPTKRRKVKRDIPTLPSKGIKNVETSHTEVNTDSDENMVPNDNVETIQVNSPNLVAVNASTNTLTSSLSVDDLIDNLRQIDLHPDDSLGTDHEETLNSANT; this is translated from the exons ATGGATAAAGATAGCCAAG aaaGAGATTGCGCTATTTGCTTACAAAAATATCATCACCCAACACGATTACCCTGTGGGCACATCTTCTGTTTTCTCTGTGTTAAA GGCATTGCAATACAGAGCAAAAAATGTGCCATGTGTCGTATGGAAATACCACATGATTATTTTGAGCATCcagatttgataaaaaaattggcTCATGACGAAATAACTTCTGAAGGGGATACTGAAAACTATCAGTGGTACTATGAAGGGAGAAATG GATGGTGGAAATATGACGAGAGAAGTAATACGGATTTAGAAAATACATATAGTTCAGGAGAAACTGAATGTTTACTTCTGCTAGCAGGCACTATATATTGTGTAGATTTTCATAACATGATACAAATACGTCGCAGTGACCCTACTAAACGCCGCAAAGTAAAAAGAGATATACCAACCTTACCTTCCAAAG ggataaaaaatgttgaaacaAGTCATACAGAAGTAAATACAGATTCAGATGAAAATATGGTGCCTAATGATAATGTAGAAACTATTCAAGTCAATAGTCCCAATTTAGTTGCTGTTAATGCCAGTACAAATACACTTACTTCATCCTTATCAGTTGATGATCTTATTGACAATCTAAG ACAGATTGATTTACATCCTGATGATTCATTAGGTACAGATCATGAAGAGACATTAAACTCAGCAAATACATGA
- the LOC125069308 gene encoding 2-iminobutanoate/2-iminopropanoate deaminase, producing the protein MSKTNTDGKVTKTIVTSPHIYKPVGPYSQAILADKTLYVSGVLGLDQQAQLVCGGAEGQTRQALDNLKHVLEAGGSSLAGVLKTTILLSNMDDFQAVNQIYAQYFPKDFPARATYQVARLPLGAAVEIEAIALSGDLVIAEAGPCPCARI; encoded by the exons atgtctaaAACAAATACTGATGGAAAGGTAACAAAAACTATTGTCACGTCGCCGCATATTTACAAACCCGTGGGACCTTACAG ccAAGCAATTCTAGCAGATAAGACTCTTTATGTTTCGGGAGTACTGGGGTTAGATCAACAGGCTCAGCTTGTATGTGGTGGTGCGGAGGGTCAAACTCGACAAGCATTGGACAATTTAAAGCACGTTTTGGAAGCAGGCGGCTCCTCTCTTGCGGGGGTTTTAAAAACTACCATTCTACTGAGCAACATGGACGATTTCCAAGCCGTTAATCAAATTTATGCGCAAT aTTTTCCAAAAGATTTTCCGGCGCGTGCTACGTACCAAGTAGCTAGGCTGCCTCTCGGCGCTGCGGTAGAAATTGAAGCCATTGCCCTGAGTGGAGACCTCGTCATAGCTGAAGCAGGTCCATGCCCCTGTGCCCGCATCTAA
- the LOC125069218 gene encoding E3 ubiquitin-protein ligase rnf146 isoform X3, protein MDKDSQERDCAICLQKYHHPTRLPCGHIFCFLCVKGIAIQSKKCAMCRMEIPHDYFEHPDLIKKLAHDEITSEGDTENYQWYYEGRNGWWKYDERSNTDLENTYSSGETECLLLLAGTIYCVDFHNMIQIRRSDPTKRRKVKRDIPTLPSKGIAGIKNVETSHTEVNTDSDENMVPNDNVETIQVNSPNLVAVNASTNTLTSSLSVDDLIDNLRLIYILMIH, encoded by the exons ATGGATAAAGATAGCCAAG aaaGAGATTGCGCTATTTGCTTACAAAAATATCATCACCCAACACGATTACCCTGTGGGCACATCTTCTGTTTTCTCTGTGTTAAA GGCATTGCAATACAGAGCAAAAAATGTGCCATGTGTCGTATGGAAATACCACATGATTATTTTGAGCATCcagatttgataaaaaaattggcTCATGACGAAATAACTTCTGAAGGGGATACTGAAAACTATCAGTGGTACTATGAAGGGAGAAATG GATGGTGGAAATATGACGAGAGAAGTAATACGGATTTAGAAAATACATATAGTTCAGGAGAAACTGAATGTTTACTTCTGCTAGCAGGCACTATATATTGTGTAGATTTTCATAACATGATACAAATACGTCGCAGTGACCCTACTAAACGCCGCAAAGTAAAAAGAGATATACCAACCTTACCTTCCAAAG GTATTGCAGggataaaaaatgttgaaacaAGTCATACAGAAGTAAATACAGATTCAGATGAAAATATGGTGCCTAATGATAATGTAGAAACTATTCAAGTCAATAGTCCCAATTTAGTTGCTGTTAATGCCAGTACAAATACACTTACTTCATCCTTATCAGTTGATGATCTTATTGACAATCTAAG ATTGATTTACATCCTGATGATTCATTAG
- the LOC125069371 gene encoding 54S ribosomal protein c83.06c, mitochondrial — protein MQRIISLAKTVITTQIPRSFNTLTTNSSILQNVTKEKLLPTNLPLINQVCGFKVKGLVRRRCKSCYFVSRQERLYIICPAHPRHKQMARKPKPLNTYILTHASQSKVRPW, from the coding sequence ATGCAGCGAATTATTTCACTAGCTAAAACGGTAATAACAACTCAAATTCCAAGAAGTTTTAATACATTGACTACTAATTCAAGcatattacaaaatgtaacaaaagaaaaactactACCAACAAATCTGCCACTAATAAATCAAGTTTGCGGTTTTAAAGTAAAAGGACTTGTAAGACGTCGTTGTAAATCCTGCTACTTTGTATCTAGACAAGAGagactttatattatttgtccAGCGCATCCTAGACATAAACAGATGGCAAGGAAACCAAAACctctaaatacttatatattaactcATGCTAGCCAAAGTAAAGTAAGGCCAtggtaa
- the LOC125069303 gene encoding transcription elongation factor spt5-like: MRKRKSLKKADDESDASEPGAEPEEFQDSGEDWTPDADSNEQPARGGRKRKSRTSLNNSKNKRKNSSSEESEGEGEEDEEEDEEGELDEEEGSDDEKNGSDGNKSDSSQSKDIPKHFHSGNFVLLKSDVKWDGDTVISKLDELNLWKIDGKALLQKFIPMESNGKILHKCTCVYSGWNVDNRDNYYPITEILDRNPRTDSKEICVALDLNDLIKVRDK, from the exons atgcgTAAAAGAAAGTCGCTTAAGAAAGCGGATGATGAATCTGACGCCTCTGAGCCTGGGGCTGAACCAGAAGAATTTCAAGATTCGGGAGAGGATTGGACGCCGGATGCCGATTCG AATGAACAACCTGCTCGTGGTGGTCGGAAACGTAAATCAAGAACATCTTTaaacaattctaaaaataaacgtaaaaactCTTCATCAGAGGAAAGTGAAGGAGAGGGAGAAGAAGATGAAGAAGAGGATGAGGAAGGTGAACTAGATGAAGAAGAAGGTTCAGATGATGAAAAAAATGGTTCAGATGGAAACAAGTCTGATTCAAGTCAATCTAAAGATATACCAAAGCATTTTCAT tctGGTAACTTTGTGTTGTTAAAATCTGACGTGAAATGGGATGGTGACACAGTAATTTCAAAATTGGATGAATTGAATCTATGGAAAATAGATGGAAAagctttattacaaaaattcatTCCAATGGAATCAAATGGAAAAATTCTACACAAATGCACATGTGTG TATTCAGGATGGAATGTTGATAACCGTGACAATTACTACCCTATTACAGAAATTTTGGACCGGAATCCACGTACAGACTCTAAGGAAATATGTGTAGCTTTAGATCTTAATGATCTTATCAAAGTAAGAGACAAGTAA
- the LOC125069218 gene encoding E3 ubiquitin-protein ligase rnf146 isoform X1: MDKDSQERDCAICLQKYHHPTRLPCGHIFCFLCVKGIAIQSKKCAMCRMEIPHDYFEHPDLIKKLAHDEITSEGDTENYQWYYEGRNGWWKYDERSNTDLENTYSSGETECLLLLAGTIYCVDFHNMIQIRRSDPTKRRKVKRDIPTLPSKGIAGIKNVETSHTEVNTDSDENMVPNDNVETIQVNSPNLVAVNASTNTLTSSLSVDDLIDNLRQIDLHPDDSLGTDHEETLNSANT; the protein is encoded by the exons ATGGATAAAGATAGCCAAG aaaGAGATTGCGCTATTTGCTTACAAAAATATCATCACCCAACACGATTACCCTGTGGGCACATCTTCTGTTTTCTCTGTGTTAAA GGCATTGCAATACAGAGCAAAAAATGTGCCATGTGTCGTATGGAAATACCACATGATTATTTTGAGCATCcagatttgataaaaaaattggcTCATGACGAAATAACTTCTGAAGGGGATACTGAAAACTATCAGTGGTACTATGAAGGGAGAAATG GATGGTGGAAATATGACGAGAGAAGTAATACGGATTTAGAAAATACATATAGTTCAGGAGAAACTGAATGTTTACTTCTGCTAGCAGGCACTATATATTGTGTAGATTTTCATAACATGATACAAATACGTCGCAGTGACCCTACTAAACGCCGCAAAGTAAAAAGAGATATACCAACCTTACCTTCCAAAG GTATTGCAGggataaaaaatgttgaaacaAGTCATACAGAAGTAAATACAGATTCAGATGAAAATATGGTGCCTAATGATAATGTAGAAACTATTCAAGTCAATAGTCCCAATTTAGTTGCTGTTAATGCCAGTACAAATACACTTACTTCATCCTTATCAGTTGATGATCTTATTGACAATCTAAG ACAGATTGATTTACATCCTGATGATTCATTAGGTACAGATCATGAAGAGACATTAAACTCAGCAAATACATGA